The following is a genomic window from Fusarium oxysporum Fo47 chromosome IV, complete sequence.
TAAACGAATTACAATTTTACTGCGAGAAGAGCTCTCGCTAGCCAAAGAACAGTTGCCGTCAATGGAAGTCTAGGTTAAGTCAGTTGTGATGTGATGTCACTAAAGCGGGTATGCAACTATCGCGACTCACAATTCCAGCTAAGCTCCAAGCTCCCACCTGGTAACTGATGACGTTTCACGCACATCCTCACATTTATCCTCAAAGTTTCCACAAATGTCATAACCGTCAATATTTCAAGCTGCTAATCGCAGCATGCCGCTACCAGAATGTCGACCCTCTCGGAACCCCGTCGTCCCCGCCTTCTCCCGCAGAACCGCAAGCTTCGTCACCTTCGCGGCATCTGGCTTCGCAATTTATCCTTCGCGCCAACGAGTCTCAGAACAGCAGACGACGCCGATCTAGCTATGAGCAAGTTACAAATGGTCAAAGAATCGAGTCAATTGCACCCCTCGCGGTCGTCGGAGAGCTTGAGGAAGGATAGTGTTAGGCCTGATGCGCTCCGGCCGGTGCAGAAGCGTAGGACGAGTTTGAGCTTGGCGCATGTCAATCTTGTGGCGCGGCAGAAGAATTTAGAGACGTTATATGAGGAGGCTGTGGGGGACGTGTTTTACTCGCTGCATGTGGATGGGGATGCTGAGCCTGTCTACATCAGCGAGGTGCGCGAGCGTGCTACGGTAAGAGAGACGTCCATTGCGACACATAGCGAGATCTGACTGTTTGCAgagcttcaacttcaaatTCTTTAGTCTCGAAAATTGCGCATCGGCTATTTCAAGATGTCACTCCATGGTACTACGAATCTGGGCGCGACGACCAAAAGCCGACTCATGGatctttcttcttgaagaaaCAATCGACCTGCGCCGCCTGAACTTCATAGGCACTCTCATGGACCGAAACTTCCCGCCCAACGCATTAATATTCCACCTCGAAGACGGCGTATACTCGTTCGACTTCCCCAACAAGATATCCGAACCGAAGCAAGCGCCGCAAGTAGCCACATCGTCATACAATGCGCTCATGAAGCTAGCCAACCTCGAAAGTTCAATCGAAGACGCGATAGAGACGCAGCAGAGATTAATGGAAGAGATAAATCGTATATTAGACGAAAGCCCGCCTGATAATTCGCAAATGGCGCGGGAGGCTGTGGCAATGGCGGATAAGTATGTTACAGCGCAAAAACGGGCGAATAAACAAGCGCAAAACAAGCGCGATGATTTGCAAGAGTCTATACGGAGTCGGCACGAAGCTATCGTTAAGGGGAGAGAGCTTCAGAATGAAGCGGAGAAGGACATGGCGAGTAGTAGAGAGAAGCTGACTGCTTCggaggagcttcttgagcagaCGCAACAGCAGATTCGGGGGCAGCGAAGACGTATTTGCGCCGACCTTTCAGACATATTCCCGATCACGCCGATTCCTAATGCGCCGCCGCTTTCGTTCCAGATATGCAACATACCATTACCGAACTCGATATACGATGCGGCTACTGCGAGAAGTATCTCTGAGGACCTCTTATCTGCAGGTCTGGGAATTGTCGCCCTGCTCACGAAACATCTGCAGTTCTATCTAGCGCATCCATTGCCATATCCCCTCGACTGGTTCGGCTCGAGGTCATATGCGCGCGACGATATCTCCCAATTATCAGACCGAACAGTCTCCCGTCGAGAATTCCCACTATATCTTCCCAGAGGAGGCTCAACAGCTGGTCAATGGCGCTTCGAATACGCATGGTTTCTCCTCAACAAAGACATCGAAGCACTCTGCTCATCCCAAGGTCTCCGCGTCGTCGACATCCGCCATACGCTTCCCAACCTCAAATATCTCCTCTACGTCTGCAGCGCCGGCAGCGACCAAGTACCAGAGCGCAAAAAGGGCGGTGTTCGCGGATTGTGGGCTGGAAGGATGAAAGGACGCATGTCTACCATGTCGGCGCAGTTCGATGGCGATTCAAGTAGTGTTACGGAGAGCCGGAGGGGAAGCGCGGATAGTGAGGCTAATCAGAACGGTGATGTATTACGGGATGCGATTATTAAGAGTAATGGACATAATAAAGATGAGGGGCGGGATAGTTTGGATGATGGGGTTGCGTTGCCTTTTGGAGAGGGGGATGCGAAGTTTACGTTGAGGACGAAGGGTCTGAGGGAGAGGAGATGAGGGATGGACTGGATGGGTTTGGTGGTCGTTTGTATTTGTTCAGCGTGGTGTAGTTGGTGTGCTTTGGTGTTTATAGATAGGTAGGCTGGTCTCTATAGGATACTCATCAGACTTCATCAGTATCGTTCTTAACATATGGCTCAATTATACCTCGTTCAAACCCATCGTTAATTCTCATATGTACCGCCTAGCGGCCTTTTGAGCACCGCTCATCTGTAAATGTTCCCCGACGTACCCATCTTTCGTGCCACGAGATTGACGTCGGCGAATGTTTCCCCGTCTCCATACCACCTCGAGACCTGTCAAATGCATCATCTGGCCCACCGATCCCTCAAACCAAGGCACAACAACCGTCATCTACCCTCGAGTACCGAAGTACGCCCGGGTAGTTCGTCCCAAAGCATGCTAGACCTGCAGAAATTTGAAGCTATTCAGGGATCTTCCCCGCAACCCCAGAGTCAAGAGTGTGGGGAGACCCCATATTCGGTCGCGGCGCCGAGCACCGTTTGCCCAAAAGTTCGGCGCCGATGGCCGCCATTTCGCAGGTATGGTGTAAGTGCCTCGTGGTGGagagtatatatatatcccTGTTTGGACCGGTAAATGGATCTGGAGTTTGTGCAGACTTGGCAACAATGTTGGGTTCTTCTCTTATTTTAGCCTTGGCGGTTGCCGTGGGCGCTGCTTCGGTACCACGGAACAGCCCTGTTGTTGAACTTAAGAATGGCTCTTATTATGGGACTCACAACTCTGCGTATAACCAGGACTTGTTCCTTGGTATGAGATATGCACAGGCGCCGCTGAACGACCTGCGCTTTCGACATCCTCAGCCTTTGAACTCAACTTGGGAAGGCGTACGCAATGCAACAAAGTACCAGTCAAGATGCTACCAGTATGGGTATCCTTCCGGACCTCTTTCAGGTGGTTCTGACGATTGTTTACATCTGAATGTCGTTCGCCCGTCTGCAGCTGCGAAGGAGAAGCTTCCTGTCCTTGTCTGGATCCATGGCGGCGGTCTTGTCGGAGGATTCAGTGGTGATCCTTCTTCGAACCTGAGCTACATCATCGATGAGTCTGTCAAACTAGGCTCACCCATCATCGGCGTCTCAATCAACTACAGACTCGGAGCTTGGGGGTACCTTTGGAGCTCCGCAGTCAAGGCCGCAGGCGTTGGAAATAATGGCTTCCGCGACCAAAGACTTGCTCTTCAATGGGTCCAAGAGAACATCGCAGCATTTGGAGGGGACCCCGACAAGGTCACCATCTGGGGCCAGAGCGGAGGAGCACGAAGTGTTGCGTCGCAATTGACGGCGTTTGGCGGCCGAGATGATGGCCTTTTCAGAGCCGCTATCCTCGAGAGTGGTACTGGATTCCCCACGGCCTTTGGAGAGGTAGAGGTCAAAGACGCACCGAGCTTTGAGAAGGGATACAAAACGCTCCTCAAGAAGACAAACTGTGTTTCCGCGAAGGATTCCCTGCAGTGTCTGCGAAAGGTACCATCGCTGGAACTCGCTCAAATCGTCGGCAATGTCTCGTTCCCCGTTTGGCTCGATATTATTGACGGCGACTTCATTCGTGATAGCCGATCAGAGCTCGTTCGACAGAACAAATTCGTTCCTGTGCCAATCATCAATGGAGTCGCATCAGATGATGGAGACTTCTTCGCTCAGCGTGGCATCAACACGACACAGGAGTGGGAAGCATATCTGCGAAAAGAGGGCGCAAGCAATGCTACTATCGAAGCTATCTCAGCTCTGTACCCTGATATTCCACGTGTCGGCCTTCCTGCTACCTTTGAAGGACGCCCAACAGGCCCATTGGCTTTGTATGGATCGCAGTGGAAGCGTGCAGTAGCCTTCGGTGGCGATAGAGCTATGCATGCACCGAAGAGAGCATGGAACAGGAAATGGGCAAAGAGTAACGCCACAGCGTACAGTTATCACTTCGACGTTGTATCGGGAGATCGGCCCGCAGTCCAAGGAGCCGGACACTCAGTTGATCTCCCATTCGTCTTCCGCAACACTGAAAGGTTGGCTCAATTGAACGCGACGGAACCTAGACCTGGTTCATTTGATGAGTTGGCTGTTAAGATGTCGAGAATGTGGATTAGCTTTGCGAGCAAGATGGATCCCAACTTTGAAGGTATGGGGGATGTTCAGTGGCCGGAGTATGAGTGGGATGCTGGAAAGAATATGGTCTTTCATATTGATAAGTCGTCTGTGGTTCATGTTGAGGATGATACGTACCGAACTGAGCAGATGGAGTATTTAGATAAGAAGTTGTGGAAGGTTGAGTTGCAGTCGGGACTCGATTAAGGAGAGAAGCCAGGGACTGGCCAGAGGgtgaagaacaagagctttAGGCTTTCTTAGGATGAAATTAGGTCTTTTTgataaaattattatattgTTTATTAAAATTTACCTAAAATTTGTAGTAGGAGCCTATCTTTAGACCAAGTTTAGTCCAACTTTACGAGAAGCATGAACTCTGCCGGGTAGCCTGTATACCAAGGTGAGGGCTTTCTATCATTACGCAGAACTTATTTTGTTAAATAACTTAACCGCCACAGGCTTGCATTTCAAGTTTAGATCAAATCAGTTTCTATGATATACTGATTAGATAGGACGTACCAGTTTCCTTCTATGTTGTGCTTTTTATATCCATTTAATGGTTCCCTCGACACAGCCATCTGATACCCAGCATGACTAAACACTTCATTTTTGATAGGAGGAAGTTACGAATGATAGCACCTGCCATAATCTATATCATGTAGACCGATGACGTCCCATGTAAACAACGACTTGGTTACAAGACTGCCTACCGTAGCTTAGACATTTCACTCCAGCTCCAAGACCATCGAATTCATCGAATTCATCGAACATCTGTGTTGCTCTTTCATCTGTCTACGAGTGATAATCTCTTGTCTCCCTGCACATTTTCTGCTACCTTTATCTGGCTTGTCTAGCTAACTACGATTACTCTCTCCGACCTTCTCACTCTGCTGCTCTTGTCCCGTTTCGCTTCTCTGTTCCCGCTGCTAACATGTCAGGTCTAACTTCCATTTGGAGGATCAGCATCGCCAACCAACAAACACAGAGGATAATCACAATGCTGCGGGCGATACACGGGTCAACTGGTGGCTCCTTTGAGGTCACTCCTGCTGCTGACGATCTGTTCTTTGCTTTGTTGGAATCTGATCACGGGAGAGGAATAGCTAGTTTGCTGATAGGATATCCTTGGATGTTTGGCTTCAAAACCATTACCTCGGCGGTCATCTTTCCGGTTGAGAGCGGACTTCCAAGTCTTTACTGGAGACTGGAACCCCTGGCTGAAAAGGTACCTGAGCTGCTACCGCAGCGAGATGTGCTTGGGAGCTCCCCTATGTCCAAAAAGCAAGCCAGGAAGCATAGGAAGACTTTATCGAATGCATCGGCCGGGCAAGGTAGTCTAGGTTAAGAGTCTGTAATCATAGTTAATTGGAATTCATGCATGTTTAATTATTCCGTTTCTTGCCGCATGATACATGATTTTAGTCTACCTTGAGTCTAAAGGAAATAGGGTTTATTCTCCAGTTTTATGACTCCGAGGCCAACATACTTCAACCTGCTAAACTTAAACCACATAGAACTATAAATAGTTGCCGTCGCCCAGCCTATGTACTCACCTTTAAGTAAAATTCCTCATCCGAGATAAACATACTTACTTCGAGTAAGGCGCGCGATGCAAGAATCAGCTATCAggtctatcaactcaaaataACACTCTCATAAACACACTTCAGGCAGCATATCAACTACCCACTCAATAGCCCCAGAACATCCTTACTTCACCATCAAACTCACAGACAGAAAGAAATCCCATGATGTGGGTTTATCCATCTCTAGAACGAAGAGTTCCTTTACCGCGGCATGAGATTCTTATCGAGACTCGCGGTCGGATGGAAGCAAATCATCGCACAATGATCCATCATCGCTCAGTGCGGCTGCCATTCCGACCGTGCCCTTACCCTTCCAACACCTGTCCCGACCGTATTCACAACCATGTAGAGGACCTTAGTGTCGACCACGCCGAGGATTGCTGCAATAAGAATGTACCGAAATATATGATTCCGGGTCAGTCGCGATTAGGTAATCTTCTCCCCTACGCCTTGCACAACTGGCTGTACCACAAATGGTACCGGTTATGTCGAAGCGACATTGAATATGGACAATTCATAGCAAAGCTATTCGTCTCTTGCAGCCCTCCTATGGATACACCGACAGTATCACTGGTAGGCCAGACCAATGACCTCAATGCCAGGATTTGCAGCAAGGTGGCATCCATCCAAAAATATGTCCAAACTTGCCCTATTGGAGAGAGGTTTAGCCCGACCCAAACATTTAGGGATGAGAGGTTCTATGTCATGCAACCCCTATTCAAAGCCGTCACCATAATCCTCTTAAACGACGAATATGATGTCAGAATGGTTGACGTCGGCAAAATGCCAGCTCTTCTCACGTTGACAGGCGAGGAAGACGGACTGAGTCAGCAATTATCTTTTAAATCTATCAGCGACAAGGTAGAAGACTTTATTTCTGAGACGATCGTTCTAGTACGTCTCAACACTGCGATCAAATTCGTGGTTGCTCAACAAGAGTGAGAAGTCGCTCTCTATGGCCCGCAACCCGATCCTGTCGAGTCAACGAAGGAGCTGGAGAACGGTACGTGCTGTAACATGCAGGAAGTACGAGAATTTGCGAACCAACTGGGCTGGACTGGAGAACCTCTCTAGGGCCCAAGCTCGACGTGGCTTGATCCTGAGATTTATACAGAATGGCTTGGAAATGGCGCCAAAGACGATAAGAATCTTTATGGAAGGATGGAGGATTCCCAAAGATGGAATGTTCTTCTTCGGACTGCTGGGCTAGAACATACACTACGCAGACTTATCAAACGTCGGAGTAGCATAGCATGATCAATCTCTATAAGACTTTGAGTAGATTATGTAAATCAAACTTGAAGAATAGGACGCGACCTGTCTCAGTCCCAATAATTATCGTTGATCCAAAAACCTCAATACTCTTCCCCCAAGGCCTGAATTCTGGTGGTAGCCAGAAAACCTTCTTATCGTTCCATAGTAGCCAAGACCTATCATCACTGATCCTACAACGGATCAAATCCTCGTTCAAGGAGAGCTTGCGATGATCTTCGTCCGTCAAATGTTCGTGAGGTGCAATTGTGCCAGAATTTGTATAGATATGTTGAGTGATTGCGTCGAATTTCAGTCTCCATTTGAGTCGCCGTGGCACAAAACCAAAATCGACTTTCAGGCGGCGTATGAGTTGGCCGGTTGAGGAGTTTCTAAAAGTCAATTCATTGTGCCCATGTACAAGAAAGATTGATTCGTTCTCAATTAGAGACACATAGTTTGAGTCGATGGATAGCACGAACTCATAAAGCAGTTCTCCTGTGCTAGTCAATACCGCGAGTGCCCCCCTTTGGAATCCATCGAATGTTTGCAGAACCAGAAACCTGGCATCTGAAGAGACGGCCAGTATTTCCCGAGGTCTGCTTGGAAATCTAATACTGAAAATGTGGTCGATCTGCGCTATGCTGAACTTCGACAGGAGCAGTCCGTGACTTTCATGTTCACCCCTAACATGACTCGATATCTCAGAAGTCTCAGGCGAAAGGACAATAAGGTATCGGGAATCGGGAGAAACCATCGCATCGTAAACAGGCCCTTTGAGAACCAGGTTACGAACAATGGAGAATGTATTAACTGCGATAATTGCGACGTTCCTGTCACGAACTTCAAAATTCGCCTAAGTCAACGCATGACTTCTCCATCCTGCTCTTTCATACCTTCACTGCATTTGCCAGTAGGAGCTATTGGAGACGGGTTTGGATAATCCAAGAATTCGTGGCATCAACTAGGATCAATGGCCAACTGGAAATACTTTGTGGCTGCGATGGCTTTTCAAGGTCCGAGATAAAGATGTGAGACTCTATCTACAGCCTTATCTACCCACGATTAATCTTCGATCTACAAGGACAACGTTCCAAAATGGGACTTGGTCTACAGTGTTGTCGATTCGTCTTGGGTTCATATGTACTAATGTCTATTCCGGCCTCAATACTACTTCATCGATCAATGCCTTTTCTATGTGCAAGGCCAGAGGACAAAGTCTATGGACTACTACCTCTGATTGAATGGCCAGAGGGAATCACACCTGTTGAGCCTACCTATGAGCCTTATCCTGTTTTAGATCTAACCTAGTTGTTCACTGGCCTCGAAGACTCTTATACAGGGCTTTTTGGGCTCCGCCCCGTTCTCAACGGACTCGAGGTTTATCATGATCACAAGCTCTTCTGGCTCCTTGTGGAAGCTAGGATGAGGAACTCGCCCCAGCCTATCGGTCACGGCAAGTATCCGCCGAGATCGTTCAAATTTGAGGCCATAGTCACGATAATATTTCTAAATAGCCACGGTTAGCTTTCTGCTAACCTGGTTCGTAATAAATACAAAGACCTCGATTTTATGAACGATATAAAAGCCGAACTTGACGGGCTTCTCGAGGAGTCTCCTGAAGGAACGAGAGAACTCTTTTCTGGATCTAGAATTCGAGCTCTTCTCTGTAGTGACGCTCGGGAGGGAGACAAGATAATCAATTTGCCAATTTTTGGTGAACTACTCGTGTTGAGGCGAAGGCCAGGAGAAAATGAGTATGACATTGTCGGCCAAGCACTGCTGCTTCCTTCTCACAAACTTCAATCTTGCATTCTCAGGCTTTCAAGCAGGGGCAAGTGGGAAgggaggttgaagaagagtgaGCCATATGGGAAAGGGACTTACGTATCCTACTGTGAGCTCGAAGCCGAGCCTATCGACTCAATAGTGTTGGAGCGCCAAGATCGCGGGGTTGATGGGTCTCAGGTTAAGGAAAAGAAATGGGAGAGGTTGGCTACTAAGGTATATGGTAGAGTCAGGTTGACAGAGCAGTTTTACGACAAATGCTTGATGAAAAACAGGGAGTCTGCATGGGCTTAATGGCTATGAGCAAGGCGATTGAGTCCTGGCACTTATCTCATCTCAAGctctttataatacttttatcAATGTTGACTGCTTTACCTAAACTCTTGATTCTAAACTCTCCAGAGATTACAAACCCCTCACTTCTTTACCTGTAATCTGACTGTCTTTAGATAACTGTGCCTGCAAGTTACTATATCATCTCGCCACAACTGGCCTTAAAGCCTTGTGTATCCAGTGATCAAGCCAATCTTTGTCTTTCGCCTTGATGGCTTAAATGTCATAGTGCGGGGCCGAACCCGACAAATACTCGGAGGTTCTGGTAACATGAACATAGTCTCTTATCACACCGACACTCGCATAGGGCAACAATATGTCGAGTGTTTAGTGTGGATGTCTATCATAATTGCTAATTTACATAAAATGTTGCGCCTTGCGAAATAAAATACCCATACCGAATTTTATCCGCTGTCAGAGTAAGCACTGCAAAAGTTAGAATTTACCATGGATAAGTCTCATGAGATGCATCATATGCCAATACTTTGACAGCATCGCTCTTTGTTTCACCGCATGCACATTCATTGGGCTAAATCATGAGCCTTAATCCTTCAATCCTAATTCTGGACCCTTCACTTGGCGAGCCTCGTCATGACGTATCGTTTAGCCTAGAGCCAACGTCGATGTTCGCAAGCTGAGAACTAAAGAACGTCGCCAAGCCGTTTGCCACCAAGGCATATCTCATTCTCTTGGCCAGCATCTGAGTCCACTTTCCATTTCAGGCGAAATATACCGCTAGCAAGGCTCAGCTGTTGAGCCACGGATTAACGCGTCTTGGGAATTGGGATTTGGTTGGGTAGTGGAGTCTGGGCTGTTCCATCTCTACGTACGACTAATCCTTGGCTTTTGCCGAGAAACATAGCCTTGGGTCAACAAACAAGGCAGTGCTGTCGCGATGAAGGATGAGCAGGCTGAAAGTCCTACAGAGTTATGCTTAAATAGAATTAAGGATATCCCGAGATTTTGGAATGTTCTAAATCGTATTCTCTTAACAATCTCTCCATCATGAAGTTTCAAACTCTTTTTCTGAgctatcttcttctccaggcAGCACAGGCCTCATCTTTACCAAAAGATGTTTTCGCTACTTTGAAACCCAGAGATGACCTAAAGAACTCAAACAGCTCCAAAATCGACTGGTCAGAATGTGACTTGGACTTTGGAGATAATTCGACAAACAGACGACAAAGAAATTATGACTGCGCCAGACTCTCTGTTCCTTTGGACTATACCTCCGCTAGCAACGGCGAGACCATTCAACTTGACTTGatcaaagccaaagccaccaaGAAGCCCTATCTAGGCAGTGTTCTTTACAACCCCGGCGGCCCCGGCGGTTCGGGCGTTGAAGCTATCGTCTGGTCGGGAATGGAACTTGCCAAGTAAGTTGCCTTGGTAAAATTGTAATTCAATGCTGACATGTATCGCAGAGTTCTTGGCGGACAATATGATGTCATTGGATTCGACCCCCGGTAGGCTCAGCCTCTTCCAATTCTTGGTATTATGTAACACTAACTGTAAATTCAGAGGCACTGGTCGTACAATTCCTTTCATCTGTAATGGAACAGGCTCCGGCACTGGAACGAATCTCACAAGTGCAGCAAGTCTGCGTCGCAGAGAGTTCAACACGATTCCGCAGGCTGAGACCTGGGGTTTTGTCAGAAATGAGACTTGGGAACTTGCCCGTACCATGGCGGAAAATTGCTATGAGAGTCGACAAGATACAGGTCGTTTCGTTGGAACGCCTTTTGTCGCGAGGGATATGATCTCTATCGTCGATGCGTTGGGTCAAGGGCCCATGCTTAACTACTGGGGAGTCTCTTATGGCACTATCCTAGGTCAAGTTACTGCTTCTATGTTCCCTGAGCGTATTGGCCGCATGTTGATCGACGCCAATTTGAAAGCCGATGATTATGCGGCTACAACCTGGATCAACAGCATGAGAGATGCCGAGCGATCACTTTCCAATCTTCTGGACGAGTGTGTTGAGTCTGGAAAGGAACTCTGCTCTCTTGCAGACTACCACGGAAACAGCACAACAGGCGAGAGCCTCCTCACAGAGTTTAGAGAGATGCTCGAGGGCTATCTCAACGGAACTCTGCCAGACGGCGATGCCGGTGACGAGGATCTCCCTAGTGACGATCTAAACCTTCTCATCGCCACGTTCAAAAACTTGATCTTCGGAGAACTCTACAGCCCCGTTACATAtcccagcatcatcagccgCATTGAAGGCCTTTTCAACAATAACATGACAGCCATGTTCAATACCAGGAATGAAAGCCCGCTGGAAAGCGAATGGAACATTGCAGCTGAATTTGTCACCAACGGCATTGCATGCAGCGACTCTTCGTTCCGAGTTGAGGATCAGGATGATTTGTTCTCGATTTTCCAAGCTCATCGCGCTGAGGGATCTTTCTCTGAACTGGGAACAGTTGCAAGACTATTCTGTGCGCAATGGAAGTTTTCTGCTACGGAGCAGATTGACATTAACAAGCTGAGAAATGTCAAGACGAGAAACCCGCTTCTTATCGTTAATGGACGATATGATCCTGTTACACCTTTGAGTAGTGCCTGGGGCGTTTCAGCTCAGTTCCGAGGAAGTCGAGTCGTGGTTCACGAAGGTGTCGGTGTAGGTACCCCCAAATCCCAGCTTTCTGTTGAATCTTTGCTAACTGAGACTTATAGCACGGACTGATGGCTCACCCATCGAACTGTACCCAGGAGATTGTCAAGAACTATTTCGTCGATGGAGAGATGCCCAAGCTGAACACTACTTGTCAGCCTGATGAGCCTGCTTTTAAGGACGCAGCGCTATAAGCAAACGGGCCCAGAAGTAGATCGATGATAGAGAGGCAGGTGGCTGGCGACTTTTATTCGTTGCCAATAAGAAGCCTGTAATTTGATTAGACGCAAAACTTTCATAGTACATACTTAGCTTCAACTCCAGACTTGATTTGAGCTAATTGTATTCTCGCttcctttatcttatctatTCGCCCTTGCCAGTATTACAACAAAAGGTTGTGGCGTATTTCCAATGATTCATACTATGACTCTGATTATTCGCCTATAATTCGCCTAGATGTCTGTTTCTAGCTTCTCGGAAGCTGTCCCCGAGATCTTCGGAAGGTTGCCGGGTAATTTCTCCAGGTTAGAGACGTTAACTATCTCGAAATAGTTTTTGTAGCGATTCTTCATTATTAGTTGAGCAGCCTATTCTGAAACAATTCTGAGCTTCGCTTAAGTCTCATAATTTTATGGAATTTATGCGAGGTCCTATAAATTGGCCTAAGACAGCGGCCTCGGGCCAGTGACGATGGTGTAAGCAAAAATGACATGACTCGGGTAAACGTCCGGAGGGTTCAGCACGAAGAATCCACAACTCCTCCATACTATATGACTCCCTCATTCCTCTCAGTCTCACGCCTGTAACCACTTCCGTTTCAAAATGTCAAAATCAAGTTTATCAGAGCTAGTAGATCAGCATCGGCCTGACCTACAGCCTTTGGAGGAGCTGTACAAACATCTCCATCGCAACCCCGAGCTTTCCAACCAAGAAATCGAAACAGCTGCTACTATCGCCCAGCGACTTAAGGAAATTGGTCCCGATGATTTGATCATCAAACCTCACATTGGTGGCCATGGTCTCGCTGCCGTTCTCCGCAACGGCGATGGCCCCACTGTCTTACTTCGAGCAGACATTGACGCTTTGCCGGTTGAAGAGACCACTGGACTCGAGTACGCCAGCACCAAGCGAATGATTCATGCTGCGAGCGGAGTTGAGAAACCGGTTATGCAT
Proteins encoded in this region:
- a CDS encoding Alpha/Beta hydrolase protein — protein: MLGSSLILALAVAVGAASVPRNSPVVELKNGSYYGTHNSAYNQDLFLGMRYAQAPLNDLRFRHPQPLNSTWEGVRNATKYQSRCYQYGYPSGPLSGGSDDCLHLNVVRPSAAAKEKLPVLVWIHGGGLVGGFSGDPSSNLSYIIDESVKLGSPIIGVSINYRLGAWGYLWSSAVKAAGVGNNGFRDQRLALQWVQENIAAFGGDPDKVTIWGQSGGARSVASQLTAFGGRDDGLFRAAILESGTGFPTAFGEVEVKDAPSFEKGYKTLLKKTNCVSAKDSLQCLRKVPSLELAQIVGNVSFPVWLDIIDGDFIRDSRSELVRQNKFVPVPIINGVASDDGDFFAQRGINTTQEWEAYLRKEGASNATIEAISALYPDIPRVGLPATFEGRPTGPLALYGSQWKRAVAFGGDRAMHAPKRAWNRKWAKSNATAYSYHFDVVSGDRPAVQGAGHSVDLPFVFRNTERLAQLNATEPRPGSFDELAVKMSRMWISFASKMDPNFEGMGDVQWPEYEWDAGKNMVFHIDKSSVVHVEDDTYRTEQMEYLDKKLWKVELQSGLD
- a CDS encoding Alpha/Beta hydrolase protein, with amino-acid sequence MKFQTLFLSYLLLQAAQASSLPKDVFATLKPRDDLKNSNSSKIDWSECDLDFGDNSTNRRQRNYDCARLSVPLDYTSASNGETIQLDLIKAKATKKPYLGSVLYNPGGPGGSGVEAIVWSGMELAKVLGGQYDVIGFDPRGTGRTIPFICNGTGSGTGTNLTSAASLRRREFNTIPQAETWGFVRNETWELARTMAENCYESRQDTGRFVGTPFVARDMISIVDALGQGPMLNYWGVSYGTILGQVTASMFPERIGRMLIDANLKADDYAATTWINSMRDAERSLSNLLDECVESGKELCSLADYHGNSTTGESLLTEFREMLEGYLNGTLPDGDAGDEDLPSDDLNLLIATFKNLIFGELYSPVTYPSIISRIEGLFNNNMTAMFNTRNESPLESEWNIAAEFVTNGIACSDSSFRVEDQDDLFSIFQAHRAEGSFSELGTVARLFCAQWKFSATEQIDINKLRNVKTRNPLLIVNGRYDPVTPLSSAWGVSAQFRGSRVVVHEGVGHGLMAHPSNCTQEIVKNYFVDGEMPKLNTTCQPDEPAFKDAAL